In bacterium, the DNA window TGCTGTGCAAGCCATATTTGACGGTACAGACATGAGGCAATGGTAAAATTGCTTGTATATTTGGATCGTCAATGCAGACGATGGCTTTGCCATAAAAAGGCAGGCGCGCCAAAAAATCTTGGAATGTTTTTTTGATATCATCAAGGCCGCTGTACGTTTCTAAATGTTCGTTGTCGATGTTGGTGACGACTGCCATCGTTGGATTCAAATACAAAAAAGAGCGGTCGCTTTCGTCTGCTTCGGCGATGAGCAGGTTACTGTCACCAAGCTGTGCATTGCTGTCGATATTTTTCAAAACGCCGCCAACAATGACCGTTGGGTTCTTTTGTGCTTCGATCATAATGTGCGAAATCAATGAAGTCGTTGTTGTTTTGCCGTGCGCGCCGGTAACCGCAACGCTGTATTTAGTGCGCATGAGCTCTGCCAGCATGAGTGCGCGCGGGATAACCGGAATGGCGCGTTCAAGTGCGGCAACAATTTCTGGGTGATCTTTTTTGATTGCTGATGAGTAAACCAGCACGTCGGCGTTGTCAACATGACAGGCGTTGTGGTTTTGGAAAACCGTGCAGCCAATATTTTGAAGATGAGTGATGCTTTTGCCTTCGCTGCTTGAATCGCATCCTGAAACGGTGTAGCCTTGCAATTTTACAATTTCAGCAATACCGCTCATGCCGATACCGCCAATGCCCATGAAATGAATATGTTCTCTTTTTTTATACATGTTTTTTTCGTAATCGTGATTTGGTACATTTTAAATTCTTACGTCGTTTGATTAAGGTAATAGATAACGCGTAATTCTTCGAATGCCTTCTTCAAGAATTGCCGTGTCGCGGGCATAACACAAACGTAGAAATGATGCGCTGTTGGGACCAAATGTTTTACCGGGAATCAGACCAACTTTTGCATGGTTGAGAATACTTAAGCAAAAGTCAGTGGCATCGGGATAAATTGTATTTAAGAATAGAAAGATACCGCCGTCTGGTTTTTTGTAGCTAAAGATTCCTGCTTGAACAAGTGGTTCAATAAGTTGCATGATCAACGTTCTGTTGTGACTGATGATGTTGAAAAAATTTTGTGAAAGCTCAGGATGGTCAAGTGCGTACAATGCGGCGTATTGTGCGGTATTGTTTAAACAATTGAGCAATGCGTCTTGCATGCCAACCAGATGTTTAGTGAGTTTTTTTGAAACAACTAAATAGCCAATTCGCCAACCACTCATTGCCATATTTTTTGAAAAAGTATTGGCGCTGATAACAAAATCTGATTTGTTAATAAACGTAACGCCGGGCGTTAACGTGCCGGTAAAGTCGTACGAGCGGTATGCTTCATCGATAATTAAATAAATACCTTTTAATTCACACCAATCAACAAGTGCTTGTAGTGTTGTTGCCGGGATTATAGCGCCGGTTGGATTGCAGGGATTTGAAAAAATAATAATTTTTGTTTTGCTGGTTGTTGCGGCTTTAATTTTTTCAACATCAAGGTTCCAATCAAAATCGAGTGAATTATTATCTTTTGGTTCAAACATTGGAACGAAAACCGTTTTACTGCGTGTTGTTTGCGTTAAAATAGTGTAGGCAGGGTAAGATGGTTCTGGAATAATAACTTCGTCATCTGGCGCTAAAAGCGTTAAAAATAATAACGAAAGGCCGCCAATGCAGCCGTGCGTTGGCAATATTTGGTCGCTGGTTACCGCAGTGTTGTAGGTAGTAATAATATGCTGTGCAAGTTTTTCACGTAAAATTTTTATGCCCCAACAGCTTTCATAATAATCTGTTTTGTCGGTGTTAAGTAAGTCTTGAACGTATTTTTTGATGGGCGATGGGATGCCGCCAATTTTTACAGAGCCTTGCGATAATGAAATGTATTCGTGACTACTTGCTATTTCTTCAATTTTTTTTATGCCTGAAAGTGGTATTTCTAACATGATGGCTCCTTTTTGATGATTTGGTGAACTGATGCAAGAAGTAAATCATAATAAAATTTTTCTTTTTTTACAAAAAGGGCCTGATGAATAATTATAATTTATTGTTGAGAATAATAATAAATTCTTGATGTGAGAAATATAAGAAATTGAGAATCCCAAAAAGTATCAACAAGTGACGAATAATTTTATTACGATAATTTTGTATGTTTACCGGATCTTCGTTAATAATAAACGTAAAAAAGGTACCCAATCCTGATACTAAAAAAATGAGCCAGTAAGGATTTGGGTTAACAATAATTCGATACAAAAGATAAGTTGGAATTGTTTGGTAGTAAATATACGGTTCAAAAAAATAAGAAAAAATATTAATGATGACCGCGAATGACCAAAAAAATGGTTCAGTAAAAATTGGACGATCAGTTACCAAGCGTAGCGGAAAACCGAGCAACAGTTGTCCATGGCCGGCTGGTATGCACAGTGCGTAGCAACTCCAGATCAGTAGTGCTAGCAACGTGCCGTGTTTAATGCCATAAATTGAAATATAGTAGAAAAAATTAAAAGAAACAAAAGAGATGAGAGCGATGTATTTAAGATAAGAAAGTTTTTTCTTTTCCACTACTCCTCCAACATCTTTTCCATAAGATTGCCGGCCTGCTCTCTATTTCAATCATTTGACCCTTCGACAAGCTCAGGGCAATCGGGCGAAGCTTAATTCTTTATTTCAATCATTTGAGGGACTGGCTTGCCAGGCATTTGCTTCGCAAATGACTGGTGGAGCTAACCGGGATCGAACCGGTGACCTCATGAATGCCATTCATGCACTCTACCAACTGAGCTATAGCCCCAAAAGCATTTTTCATTTAAAGTGTAAGAGAAGTCGGGAAAATCGCAAGTAGTTTTTCTTAAAGGATGCTTATGAAAAACGTTATTTCATTTTTGAGTGATCTAAAAATGGTGGTGCCCATTATACAAAAAATTAAAGAAGTTGGGGGTGTTGCTTACTTGGTAGGCGGTAGTGTGCGCGATTTAGTGCTCGATCGGTCGGTTAAAGATATTGATATCGAAGTGCATAAATTGGCACTTGATGAACTTGAAAAGGTTTTAGAAAATTTTGGAAAAACAGAATTGATTGGTAAGCAGTTTGGTGTTCTGCGTTTGTGGCGATTGGATGTTGATTGGTCATTGCCTCGTAAAGATAGTATCGGTCGTAAGCCTGACGTAACAATAGATCCAACAATGGA includes these proteins:
- a CDS encoding UDP-N-acetylmuramate--L-alanine ligase — protein: MYKKREHIHFMGIGGIGMSGIAEIVKLQGYTVSGCDSSSEGKSITHLQNIGCTVFQNHNACHVDNADVLVYSSAIKKDHPEIVAALERAIPVIPRALMLAELMRTKYSVAVTGAHGKTTTTSLISHIMIEAQKNPTVIVGGVLKNIDSNAQLGDSNLLIAEADESDRSFLYLNPTMAVVTNIDNEHLETYSGLDDIKKTFQDFLARLPFYGKAIVCIDDPNIQAILPLPHVCTVKYGLHSNADIMGTIVSLGTMQSVFDVFKNKDSKGFALATPLHLGRVTLNIPGDHNVLNALAALSLCLEFDIPFATIAKALESFFGVERRFEFKGTFKGTEVFDDYGHHPTEIEKTLAVAQHRTNAGGRLHVIFQPHRYTRTEKLWREFVELFASAKNRFSVATLIVANIHPASEEPIPNITSLRLTEAINAMNPELTIMHYDNFDQIIEAIEKIAQPNDLVLTIGAGKINQVGSEIVSKYRAYP
- a CDS encoding pyridoxal phosphate-dependent aminotransferase; the protein is MLEIPLSGIKKIEEIASSHEYISLSQGSVKIGGIPSPIKKYVQDLLNTDKTDYYESCWGIKILREKLAQHIITTYNTAVTSDQILPTHGCIGGLSLLFLTLLAPDDEVIIPEPSYPAYTILTQTTRSKTVFVPMFEPKDNNSLDFDWNLDVEKIKAATTSKTKIIIFSNPCNPTGAIIPATTLQALVDWCELKGIYLIIDEAYRSYDFTGTLTPGVTFINKSDFVISANTFSKNMAMSGWRIGYLVVSKKLTKHLVGMQDALLNCLNNTAQYAALYALDHPELSQNFFNIISHNRTLIMQLIEPLVQAGIFSYKKPDGGIFLFLNTIYPDATDFCLSILNHAKVGLIPGKTFGPNSASFLRLCYARDTAILEEGIRRITRYLLP